From Argopecten irradians isolate NY chromosome 2, Ai_NY, whole genome shotgun sequence, the proteins below share one genomic window:
- the LOC138315055 gene encoding uncharacterized protein produces the protein MTYPSGPRTQLVKNEMHKQLCKAIFKSENVELSVTKLLAKTNPDEVVDAASKIIAEESKELCKRTSGSVLQLKDHNNLLHFSWDKLHEELETCAPNVLKIVRSTVSDIPVSPREKKFMNVLHAVASGLHGRSLEMSGLHYCIAFVLIHGGCTLRDIDRLAKIGLCVSSSSVRKKLVSWKDTLDEEVLKLRIEWENGGRNKYQLVGDNWDKNIVPSFRTSQQKTISLHLFNTIVVVYRVIPAERQSEDTDTKIEVEKFVPSVEEQSLLMDELIFIVASSVIQNLSQMKTIYGKIYPKHLAHQFSDRAGEKTKQYSLGLSDCNENKTAEVIKLLKEFQTKYVPFKNEDILEPVFFGGDRLTDERIQAGQQAMLNSDTRTGRLEGFISKIEDFHRLMNFLEAIARLTYSTESGSDQGTMYYFRNRLNARNVKSDVRNHYRAYKLLYYTVLDALCCVMFLNEFGSSNFEEPIPLPEDFNNSTPEFKIGWLNGICRSLLKKHFFNNGEDLMEKLREVLSDPDHPENYWISNMEDGRVKCHFCEKTYAYVGSLKVHEEVKHNAKVPPVKKPKLNKDNDEIESYCNLLFKLTLLHKNLDSAVDMADGYRSVRSAKYELPIYNLTNKTKYGIGSVHLIALTEGILPDDQRIRLIANRCINLQGGANNNMALDEYVELLNRDSKVTCSGFQTKDSILARSKEFPILMNFVKHYDSVCDVSQRKGFHHLPSYCEDVKKCFMDLIDLDALKHISGRKMKCRVFSSDKNIFDKCFQGLGTFIYRHKPLHAYHRLRNNRV, from the exons ATGACATATCCTAGTGGGCCAAGGACACAATTAGTAAAGAATGAAATGCATAAACAGCTTTGTAAAGCTATATTTAAATCAGAAAATGTTGAACTGTCAGTGACAAAGTTATTGGCGAAGACCAACCCAGATGAAGTGGTAGATGCCGCATCAAAGATTATAGCAGAAGAATCTAAAGAATTATGTAAAAGAACATCTGGATCTGTTCTACAGTTGAAAGACCATAACAATCTTCTGCACTTTTCATGGGACAAACTGCATGAGGAACTAGAAACTTGTGCaccaaatgttttgaaaattgtCAGGTCTACAGTAAGTGATATCCCAGTTTcacccagagaaaaaaaattcatgaatGTTCTTCATGCTGTAGCTTCAGGTCTTCATGGTCGCAGCTTAGAGATGTCAGGACTCCATTACTGCATAGCATTTGTGCTTATTCACGGTGGATGCACATTGAGG gaTATTGACAGACTTGCAAAAATTGGATTGTGTGTTTCATCAAGTTCTGTGCGCAAGAAACTTGTTTCGTGGAAAGATACATTGGATGAAGAGGTTCTGAAGCTTCGTATTGAATGGGAAAACGGTGGACGGAATAAATATCAGCTTGTAGGTGATAACTGGGATAAAAACATTGTACCATCTTTCAG AACATCTCAGCAGAAGACCATATCACTACACCTTTTCAATACAATAGTTGTAGTTTATAGGGTCATACCTGCTGAAAGACAATCTGAGGATACAGACACAAAGATTGAGGTTGAAAAGTTCGTTCCTTCAGTAGAAGAACAAAGTTTACTGATGGATGAGCTCATCTTTATTGTTGCGTCCTCTGTGATACAGAATTTATCACAGATGAAAACAATTTATGGGAAGATCTATCCGAAACATCTGGCCCACCAATTCAGTGACCGAGCAGGAGAAAAGACAAAGCAG TACTCTCTCGGGCTATCAGACtgcaatgaaaacaaaactgcGGAAGTTATCAAGCTGTTGAAGgaatttcaaaccaaatatgttCCGTTTAAGAATGAAGATATATTGGAACCAGTTTTCTTTGGAG GTGACCGATTAACTGATGAAAGAATACAAGCAGGCCAACAAGCTATGCTAAATAGTGATACCCGGACTGGTCGACTGGAAGGCTTCATATCTAAAATAGAGGATTTCCATAGACTGATGAACTTTTTggag GCTATTGCAAGACTGACTTACAGCACTGAGTCTGGGAGTGATCAAGGCACAATGTACTATTTTCGCAATAGATTGAATGCCAGAAATGTGAAAAGTGATGTCAGAAATCATTACAGAGCGTACAAACTTTTATACTACACAGTGCTTGATgctttgtgttgtgttatgttccTGAATGAATTTGGTAGTTCCAATTTCGAAGAACCTATTCCACTTCCAGAGGACTTCAATAACTCAACACCTGAATTTAAAATAGGCTGGCTGAACGGAATTTGCAGAAGCTTGTTGaagaaacattttttcaataatgGTGAGGATTTGATGGAAAAACTTCGAGAAGTGCTCAGTGATCCTGACCATCCAGAAAACTATTGGATATCAAACATGGAGGATGGGAGAGTGAAATGTCATTTCTGTGAAAAGACATATGCTTATGTGGGATCATTAAAGGTGCACGAAGAAGTCAAACACAACGCAAAGGTTCCACCAGTGAAAAAGCCAAAACTAAACAAGGACAATGATGAAATTGAAAGTTACTGTAATCTGTTGTTTAAACTGACTTTGTTGCACAAAAATTTGGACTCGGCTGTGGACATGGCAGATGGATATCGTTCCGTTCGCTCCGCGAAATATGAACTTCCCATTTACAATCTtacaaacaaaaccaaatatGGTATTGGATCTGTCCATCTCATTGCCTTAACAGAAGGCATTTTACCTGATGACCAAAGAATTCGGCTTATAGCAAACCGATGCATAAATTTACAGGGAGGAGCCAACAACAATATGGCGTTAGATGAATATGTTGAACTTTTGAACCGTGATAGTAAAGTCACTTGTTCTGGATTCCAGACAAAAGACAGCATTTTAGCTCGGTCAAAGGAATTTCCAATACTAATGAACTTTGTGAAGCACTACGATTCGGTATGTGATGTTTCACAACGTAAAGGCTTCCATCACTTGCCATCTTATTGTGAGGATGTGAAGAAGTGTTTCATGGATCTTATAGATCTTGATGCATTGAAACACATCAGTGGTAGAAAGATGAAGTGCAGAGTGTTTTCTTCTGACAAGAACATTTTTGACAAATGTTTTCAAGGACTTGGAACCTTCATTTACAGGCACAAACCCCTCCATGCATATCATAGATTAAGGAATAACAGGGTTTAA
- the LOC138315058 gene encoding sepiapterin reductase-like, whose protein sequence is MEKPDQVFHKKSFVAITGASRGIGRSMALKFAAMFPPKSVLVLMARNVEALEIVRTELMTLTPNVTVIIRQYDQGKTDQGYFDGIFDSVLSENKITKGDFEQAMLVHNCASTGDKDRTGLQHCDGDRVRSYFDTNLCGMILLNSSFFSTFCGPSPARVIVNISSGGAQRPAPSLSLYCAGKAARDMFFRVLSTEEPSVRILTYAPGAVDTVMLQDLEENTSSLAMQTMINGIREDGKLLTPEAAVDDLVYVLQENKFNNAEHVDNQYKKYEKYRETM, encoded by the exons ATGGAGAAACCAGACCAGGTGTTCCACAAGAAGAGTTTTGTAGCCATTACTGGTGCCAGTAGAGGGATAGGTAGAAGTATGGCCCTAAAGTTTGCGGCCATGTTTCCTCCTAAGTCTGTCTTAGTACTGATGGCCAGGAATGTAGAGGCTTTGGAAATAGTCCGGACAGAATTGATGACATTGACACCTAATGTAACGGTGATAATACGACAATATGACCAAGGGAAAACTGACCAAGGATATTTTGATGGCATCTTTGATAGTGTTCtatctgaaaacaaaataacgAAGGGTGATTTTGAACAAGCCATGCTTGTTCACAACTGTGCATCAACTGGTGACAAAGACCGAACAGGCTTACAACACTGTGATGGTGATCGTGTTCGATCTTACTTTGACACCAACCTCTGTGGAATGATTCTTCTCAACTCAAGTTTCTTTTCAACTTTCTGTGGCCCTTCACCTGCCCGAGTCATAGTGAACATATCTTCTGGGGGAGCACAGCGTCCAGCGCCGTCTCTCAGTCTCTATTGCGCag GGAAGGCTGCCCGTGATATGTTCTTCCGAGTCCTTTCTACTGAGGAACCATCTGTCCGGATTCTCACGTATGCCCCTGGTGCTGTTGATACAGTAATGCTGCAAGATCTTGAAGAAAACACTTCATCACTAGCAATGCAAACGATGATAAATG GTATAAGAGAGGATGGCAAGCTGTTGACACCAGAGGCTGCTGTGGACGACCTGGTATATGTACTGCAGGAGAACAAGTTTAATAACGCTGAACATGTTGATAATCAGTATAAGAAATATGAGAAATATCGGGAGACAATGTAA